The following coding sequences are from one Selenomonas sputigena ATCC 35185 window:
- the rpsG gene encoding 30S ribosomal protein S7 — translation MPRKGAVPRRDVLPDPVYKSKTVTKFINKVMLSGKKSVAERVVYDAFETIRAKTGKDPLEVFETALKNVMPVLEVRARRVGGANYQVPVEVRPDRRMTLGIRWLVNYARLRGEKTMDERLSGELMDAANNTGAAIKKKEDTHKMAEANKAFAHYRW, via the coding sequence ATGCCAAGAAAAGGTGCCGTACCCAGACGTGACGTGTTGCCGGATCCGGTATACAAGTCCAAGACGGTTACAAAGTTTATCAATAAGGTGATGCTCTCGGGCAAGAAGAGTGTTGCCGAGCGCGTCGTTTACGATGCGTTTGAGACGATCCGCGCCAAGACGGGCAAGGATCCTCTGGAGGTCTTCGAGACGGCTCTGAAGAATGTCATGCCGGTTCTCGAGGTGCGCGCTCGCCGCGTCGGCGGTGCGAACTATCAGGTTCCGGTCGAGGTTCGTCCCGACCGCCGCATGACGCTCGGCATTCGCTGGCTTGTGAACTACGCAAGACTGCGCGGCGAGAAGACCATGGATGAGAGGCTTTCGGGCGAGCTCATGGACGCAGCGAACAATACGGGCGCGGCGATCAAGAAAAAAGAAGATACGCATAAGATGGCTGAGGCTAATAAGGCATTCGCTCATTATCGTTGGTAA
- the rpsL gene encoding 30S ribosomal protein S12, producing the protein MPTINQLVRKSRKSMQEKSNAPALKNCPQKRGVCTRVYTTTPKKPNSALRKVARVRLTNSIEVTAYIPGIGHNLQEHSVVLIRGGRVKDLPGVRYHIIRGSLDTAGVQDRGQARSKYGAKRAKKK; encoded by the coding sequence ATGCCTACAATCAATCAGCTGGTTCGCAAGAGCCGCAAGAGCATGCAGGAGAAATCGAATGCACCGGCACTGAAGAATTGCCCGCAGAAGCGCGGCGTCTGCACGAGGGTTTACACGACGACCCCGAAGAAGCCGAACTCGGCTCTCCGCAAGGTCGCCCGTGTTCGCTTGACGAACAGCATCGAGGTGACGGCATACATTCCCGGTATTGGCCATAATCTGCAGGAGCATAGCGTTGTCTTGATCCGCGGCGGCCGCGTCAAGGATCTGCCTGGTGTTCGCTACCACATCATCCGTGGTTCGCTGGATACGGCAGGTGTTCAGGATCGCGGTCAGGCGAGGTCGAAGTACGGCGCGAAGCGCGCGAAGAAGAAGTGA
- a CDS encoding L7Ae/L30e/S12e/Gadd45 family ribosomal protein — MTLESLRDAERVIGVKQVTKAVQKRRTDAVFLADDADERVTQPLFDLASEIGVQVVHVPTMQELGKACSIEVGAAAAAVLKSDASGR, encoded by the coding sequence ATGACGTTGGAATCGCTGAGGGACGCGGAACGGGTCATCGGGGTCAAGCAGGTCACGAAGGCCGTGCAGAAGCGCCGTACGGATGCCGTTTTTTTGGCGGACGATGCGGATGAACGCGTGACGCAGCCACTCTTCGATCTCGCGAGCGAGATTGGCGTGCAAGTCGTGCATGTTCCCACGATGCAGGAGCTTGGAAAGGCTTGCTCCATCGAGGTCGGCGCCGCTGCGGCAGCCGTACTCAAGAGCGATGCCTCAGGTCGGTAA
- a CDS encoding Rpn family recombination-promoting nuclease/putative transposase: MDGYKIKPWEELTIRDDYMFKLVMKSRRICKKMLEGTLRIRIAKIRYLETEKSIAAPYRSKGIRLDVYVKDEKDTVYNIEMQVRRLEGDALFKRVRYYQSMMDADLLAAGADYDELNKTIIIFICPFDPFGEGRYIYTFENLCMENKELELRDGATKIFLNTKGTIGDITDTIKAFLRYVDGVVTDNSLVQEIEEEIRKVKLEEGERVNYMTFAMKMMEERKEGRAEGRREGRREGRKEGQRDERVAILRRLVMQSQIPVEQALEMIGIPQAEQPSYKKMLQATL, translated from the coding sequence ATGGATGGCTACAAGATCAAACCGTGGGAAGAATTGACGATTCGCGACGATTACATGTTCAAACTCGTCATGAAGAGCAGGCGCATTTGCAAAAAGATGCTTGAAGGCACGCTTCGCATAAGGATTGCGAAGATTCGGTATTTGGAAACGGAAAAGTCCATAGCGGCCCCTTATCGAAGCAAGGGAATACGATTGGATGTCTATGTCAAGGATGAGAAGGATACCGTATATAACATCGAGATGCAAGTTCGTCGGCTTGAGGGCGATGCGCTTTTCAAGAGGGTGCGGTATTATCAGTCCATGATGGATGCTGATTTGCTTGCAGCAGGAGCAGATTACGATGAGCTGAACAAGACGATCATCATCTTCATTTGCCCATTTGATCCCTTTGGTGAAGGTCGTTATATCTATACGTTTGAAAACCTTTGCATGGAGAATAAGGAGCTAGAATTACGGGATGGAGCGACAAAAATATTTCTCAATACGAAAGGGACGATTGGTGACATCACAGATACAATCAAGGCGTTTTTACGGTATGTTGATGGTGTAGTTACGGACAACAGCCTTGTGCAGGAAATTGAAGAAGAAATTCGGAAAGTCAAACTTGAGGAAGGAGAGAGGGTGAATTACATGACGTTTGCGATGAAGATGATGGAAGAACGCAAGGAAGGTCGTGCGGAAGGTCGTCGTGAAGGTCGTCGTGAAGGTCGCAAGGAAGGACAGCGGGATGAGCGCGTGGCGATTCTTCGCCGACTGGTCATGCAATCGCAGATTCCTGTCGAACAGGCTCTTGAGATGATCGGCATACCGCAGGCGGAGCAGCCGTCGTATAAGAAGATGCTGCAGGCGACGCTGTAA
- the cas6 gene encoding CRISPR-associated endoribonuclease Cas6, with protein MRQMIGAVVYRLRAEDTARVPVFHGRWLHGLFFKIMEEYSAELSAYVHEALNVKPFTVSLLKQRQGKDEGGYRAVARGESLSWRVTALREDVLRAALHVRTGEVLQAGNLPLRVEEVKVDGTEDSGVVDEMELVGAALGAGRIAEIRLRFLSPVAFRRDDKDYPTPDPVFIFSSLSDKWQQAAMPVEMDRAWIREAAARALLAEWHGSSRRVYFGGDRGMLAFSGRFSYDVTALDEEEQHALLLLAQFANFSGVGRLTGQGFGETRVAYR; from the coding sequence ATGAGGCAAATGATCGGCGCTGTCGTCTATCGGCTGCGGGCGGAAGATACTGCCCGTGTGCCGGTTTTTCACGGGCGCTGGCTGCATGGGCTGTTCTTCAAGATCATGGAAGAGTATTCGGCGGAGCTTTCCGCCTATGTCCATGAGGCGCTTAACGTAAAGCCGTTCACCGTGTCGCTCCTCAAACAGCGGCAGGGAAAAGATGAGGGCGGCTATCGTGCGGTCGCCAGGGGCGAGAGCCTGAGCTGGCGCGTCACGGCGCTTCGGGAGGACGTATTGCGGGCGGCGCTCCATGTTCGCACGGGCGAGGTTCTGCAAGCGGGGAATTTGCCGCTTCGCGTCGAGGAAGTCAAGGTAGACGGCACGGAGGATTCGGGCGTCGTCGATGAGATGGAGCTTGTCGGCGCGGCGCTTGGCGCAGGACGCATCGCGGAGATCCGTTTGCGCTTCCTCTCGCCCGTCGCCTTTCGCCGCGACGACAAGGACTATCCGACGCCCGATCCCGTCTTCATCTTCTCGTCGCTTTCCGACAAATGGCAGCAAGCCGCCATGCCCGTGGAGATGGATCGCGCCTGGATTCGCGAGGCGGCGGCGAGGGCGCTTCTGGCAGAATGGCACGGCAGCTCGCGCCGCGTCTACTTCGGCGGCGACCGCGGCATGCTCGCGTTTTCGGGCAGGTTCAGCTACGATGTCACGGCTCTTGATGAGGAAGAGCAGCACGCACTCCTTCTCCTCGCCCAATTCGCCAACTTCTCCGGCGTCGGCAGACTTACGGGACAAGGCTTCGGCGAGACTAGGGTCGCGTATCGGTGA
- the yfcE gene encoding phosphodiesterase codes for MKIGIISDTHGCEKRWELAYEKHFSDADLIIHAGDVLYHGPRNPMLEDYNPAGLADKINESVPPVLICRGNCDSEVDQLVLKTPIQAPYAYAFAGGKRIVATHGHLIESDAAKDEAARTMRADVFITGHIHTNVLEKRGATVFVNPGSPSLSKREDGRATIALMTDEKIAILDLDTDEVLMELKF; via the coding sequence ATGAAAATCGGCATCATCAGCGACACGCACGGCTGTGAGAAGCGTTGGGAACTTGCCTATGAAAAGCACTTTTCCGACGCCGACCTCATCATCCACGCAGGCGACGTGCTCTATCACGGCCCGCGCAATCCGATGCTCGAAGATTACAACCCCGCCGGGCTCGCCGATAAGATCAACGAGAGCGTGCCGCCCGTCCTTATCTGCCGCGGCAACTGCGACTCCGAGGTCGATCAGCTCGTGCTCAAGACGCCGATCCAAGCGCCCTACGCCTACGCTTTTGCGGGCGGCAAGCGCATTGTCGCGACGCACGGGCATCTCATCGAGAGTGACGCCGCCAAGGACGAGGCGGCACGCACGATGCGCGCCGACGTCTTCATCACGGGGCACATCCACACGAACGTCCTCGAAAAACGCGGCGCGACCGTGTTCGTCAATCCCGGCTCGCCGTCTCTGTCGAAGCGAGAGGACGGCAGGGCGACCATCGCTTTGATGACGGATGAAAAGATTGCGATCCTCGACCTCGATACGGACGAGGTGCTGATGGAATTGAAATTTTGA
- the ribH gene encoding 6,7-dimethyl-8-ribityllumazine synthase, which produces MAKTIEGFITGKGLHIGIVAARFNEFITSKLLGGALDALHRHETKEDDIDVAWVPGAFEIPIVAKKMAESGKYDAVICLGAVIRGATTHYDYVCSEVSKGVAQVGLSTGVPTLFGVLTTENIEQAIERAGTKAGNKGADCAMAAMELASLLKKIG; this is translated from the coding sequence ATGGCAAAGACGATCGAAGGCTTCATTACAGGCAAGGGACTTCATATCGGCATCGTGGCGGCTCGCTTCAATGAGTTCATCACGAGCAAGCTCTTGGGCGGTGCGCTCGATGCGCTGCATCGTCATGAGACGAAGGAAGATGACATCGACGTCGCATGGGTGCCGGGCGCGTTCGAAATTCCGATTGTTGCCAAGAAGATGGCCGAGAGCGGCAAATACGATGCCGTGATTTGCCTTGGTGCGGTCATTCGCGGTGCGACGACGCATTACGACTACGTCTGCAGCGAGGTGTCGAAAGGCGTCGCGCAGGTCGGGCTTTCGACGGGCGTGCCGACGCTCTTCGGCGTTCTGACGACGGAGAACATCGAGCAGGCGATCGAGCGTGCGGGCACGAAGGCGGGCAACAAGGGTGCGGACTGCGCCATGGCGGCGATGGAACTCGCAAGCCTGCTGAAGAAGATCGGCTGA
- a CDS encoding type 1 glutamine amidotransferase family protein codes for METILLVLLEEYADWEAAYISSGVHLLGQGKFEIKTVSLSAQSVRSIGGLQTIPDYTIDTVPDDYAALLLIGGMRWREERARKLFPLVTHCSQNGRLLGGICDAVGFLAVAGALNAVKHTGNSLSELQWGDSQYKGAAHFQPKQAVCDKNTVTANGSAPLEFAREVLLALHVADEALIEDWYALHKLGYYNTAMHNRFVTMMQN; via the coding sequence ATGGAAACAATTCTATTGGTGCTTCTTGAAGAATATGCTGATTGGGAAGCTGCGTATATCTCGTCGGGGGTTCACCTGCTTGGTCAAGGAAAATTTGAAATCAAGACGGTTTCGCTTTCGGCACAAAGTGTGCGCTCCATCGGTGGACTTCAGACGATACCGGACTATACGATAGATACTGTGCCAGACGATTATGCGGCATTGCTTTTAATTGGAGGAATGCGGTGGCGTGAAGAACGCGCACGGAAACTGTTTCCTCTGGTAACGCATTGTTCGCAAAATGGCAGATTGTTAGGCGGTATTTGTGATGCAGTAGGATTTTTAGCTGTGGCGGGTGCTTTGAATGCTGTGAAGCACACGGGAAACAGTTTGTCTGAGCTGCAGTGGGGAGATTCGCAGTATAAAGGTGCGGCGCATTTTCAGCCCAAACAGGCGGTTTGTGACAAGAATACGGTTACAGCCAATGGTTCTGCACCGTTGGAATTTGCCCGAGAAGTCTTGCTCGCATTGCATGTTGCGGATGAGGCTCTGATCGAGGACTGGTATGCTTTACATAAATTAGGGTACTATAATACGGCTATGCATAATCGTTTTGTAACGATGATGCAGAATTAA
- a CDS encoding bifunctional 3,4-dihydroxy-2-butanone-4-phosphate synthase/GTP cyclohydrolase II: protein MSDFATVEQAIEDIKYGRMVVVVDDEDRENEGDLIIAAATVKPEDINFMAKYAKGLICTPIDGKRLDELNIGQMVANNTDNHETAFTVSIDAYHTETGISAFERCQTIKLLLDPKAKPSSFRRPGHVFPLRSVEGGVLRRTGHTEATTDLARLAGFYPAGLCCEIMADDGHMMRTPELKEFAKKHGLNIITVKSLIEYRKRTESFVKQVADVDFPSRYGHFRIKAYESALDGKCHIAVVKGDVAGKKNVLVRVHSECLTGDALGSLRCDCGDQLAIALKNIEKEGEGVVLYMRQEGRGIGLANKMRAYELQDKGADTVEANVELGFAPDLRDYGIGAQILSDLGLTSIRLMTNNPAKRAGLEGYNLEIVERVPLVVKANKFDKRYLSVKKVKMGHLLNDEDLGK, encoded by the coding sequence ATGTCAGATTTTGCAACGGTGGAGCAGGCAATCGAGGATATCAAGTACGGCAGGATGGTCGTCGTCGTGGATGACGAAGATCGCGAGAACGAGGGCGATCTCATCATCGCGGCAGCGACGGTCAAGCCCGAGGACATCAATTTCATGGCGAAGTACGCGAAGGGGCTGATCTGCACGCCGATCGACGGCAAGCGCCTCGACGAGCTGAATATCGGGCAGATGGTCGCGAACAATACGGACAATCACGAAACGGCGTTCACGGTTTCCATCGACGCCTATCATACGGAAACGGGCATTTCAGCGTTTGAGCGCTGCCAGACGATCAAGCTCCTGCTCGATCCGAAAGCGAAGCCTTCGTCCTTCCGCCGTCCCGGTCATGTGTTCCCTCTGCGCTCCGTCGAGGGCGGCGTGCTGCGGCGCACGGGCCACACGGAGGCGACGACGGATCTCGCACGCTTGGCGGGATTCTATCCCGCGGGACTTTGTTGTGAGATCATGGCGGACGACGGGCACATGATGCGCACGCCAGAGCTGAAAGAATTTGCAAAAAAGCACGGACTCAACATCATCACGGTCAAGTCGCTCATCGAGTACCGCAAGCGCACGGAGAGCTTCGTCAAGCAAGTTGCCGACGTCGACTTCCCGAGCCGCTACGGTCATTTCCGTATCAAGGCGTATGAGAGTGCGCTCGACGGCAAGTGCCACATCGCCGTCGTCAAGGGCGATGTGGCGGGCAAGAAGAACGTGCTCGTGCGCGTCCACTCCGAATGCCTGACGGGCGACGCGCTCGGCTCGCTGCGCTGCGACTGCGGCGACCAGCTTGCCATCGCCTTGAAGAACATCGAGAAGGAAGGCGAAGGCGTCGTGCTCTACATGCGCCAGGAGGGGCGCGGCATCGGCCTCGCAAACAAGATGCGCGCTTACGAACTGCAGGATAAGGGGGCAGACACGGTCGAGGCGAACGTCGAGCTGGGATTCGCGCCCGACCTCCGCGACTACGGCATCGGCGCACAGATCCTCTCCGACCTCGGCCTCACGAGCATCCGCCTCATGACGAACAATCCCGCCAAGCGCGCGGGACTTGAGGGCTACAACCTCGAAATCGTCGAACGCGTGCCGCTCGTCGTCAAGGCGAATAAGTTCGACAAGCGCTACTTGAGCGTCAAGAAAGTCAAGATGGGGCACCTTTTGAACGATGAAGATCTGGGGAAATGA
- a CDS encoding riboflavin synthase has product MFTGIIEEVGALERLAGGEIAIRAEKVLEDVALGDSIAVNGICLTVTHFDAAHFTADVMPETVRRTSLAELKRGSRVNLERALTLRSRLGGHIVSGHIDGVGTIAAMQEEGNAILLTVRASADVLRYVVEKGSVALDGISLTVACVSAADFTVSLIPHTREITNLREKRMGSRLNIETDILGKYVEKLFPGARTRGDSDAPRSAGKITMDFLRQQGF; this is encoded by the coding sequence TTGTTTACAGGAATTATTGAAGAGGTCGGCGCATTGGAGCGCCTTGCGGGCGGTGAGATCGCCATACGCGCTGAAAAGGTGCTCGAAGACGTCGCGCTCGGCGACAGCATCGCGGTCAACGGCATCTGCCTGACGGTCACGCACTTCGATGCGGCGCACTTCACGGCAGACGTCATGCCCGAGACGGTCCGACGCACGTCGCTTGCAGAGCTGAAGCGCGGCAGCCGCGTAAACTTGGAACGCGCCCTGACGCTTCGAAGCCGCCTTGGCGGTCACATCGTCAGCGGCCATATCGACGGTGTGGGCACGATCGCCGCCATGCAGGAGGAGGGAAACGCCATCCTCTTGACGGTGCGTGCAAGTGCCGACGTCCTGCGCTATGTTGTGGAGAAAGGCTCGGTCGCGCTCGACGGCATCAGCCTCACGGTTGCGTGCGTGAGTGCGGCGGACTTTACGGTCAGCTTGATTCCGCATACGCGTGAGATCACGAATCTGCGCGAAAAGCGCATGGGCAGCCGGTTGAATATCGAGACGGACATCCTCGGCAAGTACGTGGAGAAACTTTTTCCGGGAGCGCGCACAAGGGGAGATAGCGACGCGCCGAGGAGCGCGGGCAAAATAACGATGGATTTCCTGCGACAGCAGGGATTTTAA
- the ribD gene encoding bifunctional diaminohydroxyphosphoribosylaminopyrimidine deaminase/5-amino-6-(5-phosphoribosylamino)uracil reductase RibD, producing MQQDEDFMREALLLAANARGRTAPNPLVGAVIVREGRIVGAGWHRKAGTPHAEVHALAMAGDLAHGATVYVTLEPCSHHGRTGPCAEALVKAGVKRVVTAMLDPNPLVAGKGKAMLEAAGVEVTVGVLAEEARRLNEAYLKWVTEKLPFVTLKTAMTLDGKIATAAGKSQWITGEAARRRVHEMRDVADAIVVGIGTVLADDPSLTTRLVDGTGRNPVRVIVDSRARTPLAATVVQDGAAKTLVAVTCAAPEERCAALEAAGVEVVRAGEGERVDLATLMRLLAARDMTSVFVEGGGTLNFSLLAAGLVDKIHAFIAPKIVGGKAALTPVEGAGFAELADAAVLTRLTAEQVGADILLTGYVAKEAR from the coding sequence ATGCAGCAGGACGAGGACTTCATGCGCGAGGCGCTCCTGCTCGCTGCGAATGCGCGTGGCCGCACCGCGCCGAATCCGCTTGTCGGTGCCGTCATCGTACGCGAGGGGCGCATCGTCGGCGCGGGCTGGCATCGCAAGGCGGGCACGCCGCACGCCGAGGTGCATGCGCTCGCCATGGCGGGTGATCTCGCGCACGGTGCGACTGTTTATGTGACGCTGGAGCCGTGCTCGCACCACGGGCGCACGGGGCCATGCGCCGAAGCGCTCGTCAAGGCGGGCGTCAAGCGCGTCGTCACCGCGATGCTCGACCCGAATCCGCTCGTTGCAGGCAAGGGCAAGGCGATGCTCGAAGCGGCGGGCGTCGAGGTGACGGTCGGCGTGCTCGCTGAAGAGGCGCGGCGACTCAATGAAGCATATCTCAAATGGGTGACAGAGAAACTGCCGTTTGTCACGCTCAAGACGGCGATGACGCTCGACGGCAAGATCGCGACGGCGGCGGGGAAATCGCAATGGATCACGGGCGAAGCGGCGCGGCGGCGCGTGCATGAGATGCGCGACGTGGCGGACGCCATCGTCGTCGGCATCGGCACGGTGCTCGCCGACGATCCATCGCTGACGACGCGGTTGGTGGACGGTACGGGCAGGAATCCCGTGCGCGTCATCGTCGACAGCCGCGCGCGCACGCCGCTCGCGGCGACGGTCGTACAGGACGGTGCGGCGAAGACACTCGTCGCCGTGACATGCGCCGCGCCTGAGGAGCGCTGTGCAGCTTTGGAAGCGGCGGGCGTCGAGGTCGTGCGTGCGGGCGAGGGCGAGCGCGTCGACCTCGCGACGCTGATGCGCCTGCTCGCGGCGCGCGACATGACCTCCGTCTTTGTCGAGGGCGGCGGCACGCTGAACTTCTCGCTCTTGGCGGCGGGGCTGGTAGACAAGATTCATGCCTTCATCGCACCGAAGATCGTGGGCGGCAAGGCGGCTCTGACGCCCGTCGAGGGGGCGGGATTCGCCGAGCTTGCCGATGCCGCAGTTCTGACAAGATTGACGGCGGAGCAGGTCGGAGCGGACATCCTCCTCACGGGCTATGTGGCGAAGGAGGCGAGGTAG
- a CDS encoding C40 family peptidase has product MRIFVLTMVLMCGVSVAGASAFRIGDQGSDVAEIQGRLASLGYDVAADGDFGPATAEAVKAFQSAHGLEADGLVGSATYSALLGKGMPEVSRGSNYISRRIISDSMQYLGVPYVFGGTTPSGFDCSGYVRYVFANAGVYLPRMADEQFEVGTPVSTDELIPGDLVFFTTYTYGASHVGIYLGDGNFINASSSRGVAIDSLYSSYWGSCYIGARRVM; this is encoded by the coding sequence ATGCGTATTTTCGTGCTGACCATGGTTTTGATGTGTGGGGTGTCTGTTGCGGGGGCTTCGGCTTTCCGGATCGGAGACCAGGGAAGCGATGTAGCGGAGATTCAGGGACGGTTGGCCAGCCTTGGATATGACGTGGCGGCGGACGGCGATTTCGGCCCCGCAACGGCAGAGGCGGTCAAGGCTTTCCAGAGTGCGCACGGCCTTGAGGCGGACGGCCTCGTCGGTTCGGCGACGTACTCGGCACTTCTCGGCAAGGGTATGCCGGAAGTGAGCCGCGGCTCGAACTATATTTCGCGCCGCATCATCTCGGATTCGATGCAGTATCTCGGTGTGCCGTATGTATTCGGCGGCACGACGCCGAGCGGTTTTGACTGCTCGGGCTATGTGCGTTATGTGTTCGCCAACGCCGGCGTCTATCTGCCGCGCATGGCGGATGAGCAGTTCGAGGTGGGTACTCCCGTTTCGACCGACGAGCTTATCCCCGGCGATCTCGTGTTCTTCACGACGTACACTTATGGTGCATCGCATGTCGGCATCTATCTCGGTGACGGCAACTTCATCAACGCATCGTCGAGCCGTGGCGTGGCGATTGATTCGCTTTACAGCTCGTACTGGGGGTCCTGCTACATCGGGGCTCGCAGGGTAATGTAA
- a CDS encoding Nif3-like dinuclear metal center hexameric protein, with product MVKLQDVMQAMERIAPRRLAEEWDNPGLLVGSPHDEVRKILVALDVREETVERAIEDGCDLIVAHHPLIFRGLKAVRTDDATGRKIARLIKAGIAVFAAHTNLDSAAGGVNDVLAERLGLKSVVPLAESAADGEPGLGRIGSLDAEFSLDDFAACVKEKLGLSSMRIVRAGDRRISRVALCGGSGAEFVGRAAAKGADVYVTGDVKYHDAERAIGLGIHVLDAGHFATEQPIVARLAERLEKELGDGVEVVAETKSSDFFQNL from the coding sequence ATGGTAAAGTTGCAGGACGTCATGCAGGCGATGGAGCGCATCGCGCCGCGCCGCTTGGCAGAGGAGTGGGACAACCCCGGCCTCCTCGTCGGCTCGCCGCACGATGAAGTGAGGAAGATACTCGTCGCACTCGATGTGCGCGAGGAAACGGTGGAACGTGCAATCGAGGATGGCTGCGATCTGATCGTCGCGCACCATCCTCTTATTTTTCGTGGCTTAAAGGCGGTGCGCACGGACGATGCGACCGGGCGCAAGATCGCGCGTCTGATCAAGGCGGGCATCGCCGTCTTTGCTGCGCACACGAACCTCGACAGTGCGGCGGGCGGCGTCAATGATGTGCTCGCTGAAAGGCTGGGGTTGAAGAGCGTTGTGCCGCTTGCCGAAAGCGCGGCGGACGGCGAGCCGGGTCTTGGGCGCATCGGCTCGCTCGATGCGGAATTCTCCCTGGATGATTTTGCCGCATGCGTCAAGGAGAAATTGGGGCTTTCATCTATGCGCATCGTGCGTGCAGGCGATCGCAGGATTTCCCGTGTCGCCCTCTGCGGCGGCAGCGGTGCGGAGTTCGTCGGCAGGGCGGCAGCCAAGGGCGCTGACGTCTATGTGACGGGCGACGTCAAGTATCACGATGCTGAACGCGCCATAGGTCTTGGGATTCATGTCCTTGATGCCGGGCACTTCGCGACGGAGCAGCCGATCGTTGCCCGTCTTGCTGAACGGTTGGAGAAGGAACTTGGCGATGGCGTGGAAGTTGTAGCTGAAACAAAATCTAGTGATTTCTTTCAGAACCTATAA
- a CDS encoding tRNA (adenine(22)-N(1))-methyltransferase: protein MTVQGLDERLAAVAAFVPLGARLADIGTDHAKLPLALAAAGKIAHAIAVDVNEGPFEAARRAVQAAGLAQTVEVRLGDGLAALAPGEVDSVAVAGMGGSLISRILTDGAAVLQAVETLVLQPQSDVAELRAWIYDNGWHIAEESLARAGGRLYEILLARRGKKEKPEPILLEIGPCLWQKKPPRLKEHIEQLLFRVRRAREGMEKSARAKEGAAYRALGEKAAALEEKLIW from the coding sequence GTGACGGTGCAGGGACTCGACGAGCGTCTTGCGGCCGTCGCCGCCTTCGTGCCTTTGGGTGCGCGTCTTGCCGACATCGGCACCGATCATGCGAAACTGCCGCTCGCCCTCGCCGCTGCGGGAAAGATTGCACACGCGATCGCCGTCGACGTGAACGAGGGACCTTTTGAGGCGGCGCGGCGAGCCGTGCAGGCGGCAGGGCTGGCGCAGACGGTCGAGGTGCGCCTCGGTGACGGCCTTGCGGCGCTTGCGCCCGGCGAGGTCGACAGCGTCGCCGTCGCGGGCATGGGAGGCTCGCTGATCTCGCGCATCCTCACGGACGGCGCTGCTGTGCTGCAGGCGGTGGAAACCCTCGTCCTGCAGCCGCAGAGCGATGTGGCGGAGCTTCGCGCCTGGATCTATGACAACGGCTGGCACATCGCGGAGGAAAGCCTTGCGCGTGCGGGCGGCAGGCTCTATGAGATCCTTCTGGCAAGGCGAGGGAAAAAGGAGAAGCCCGAGCCGATCCTCTTGGAGATCGGCCCTTGCCTTTGGCAGAAGAAGCCGCCGCGCTTGAAAGAACATATCGAGCAGCTGCTTTTTCGTGTGCGCCGTGCGAGAGAAGGCATGGAAAAGAGCGCGCGTGCAAAGGAAGGGGCGGCGTATCGCGCGCTCGGAGAAAAGGCCGCCGCATTGGAGGAGAAGCTTATATGGTAA